A stretch of Planococcus versutus DNA encodes these proteins:
- a CDS encoding lysozyme family protein gives MAQPRSKAQLAKTALKLALLKYNPIGMETKLIVAGSALAIVIILIFTAGIFSMFSSPDDGSSGNGIGVGTGPASVSPEVTQYRDAISNELAKYDMEGQTELLLALMMQESGGKGNDPMQASESKCGSIGCITNPDESIQYGVKHFVSVFERAGKDIKLTLQSYNFGSGFIDYVLANGGSYTKELAISFSQLQYKKLAHTGIYKCHRPSAIEHHACYGDIEYVDAVLKYLPSAVGGNSMKLTEGLSSPVDRDLAINSRYGYRNIGGGLDHHDGLDLKCDASISINAAFDGTIVYAGTSSGAPGYGNFITIQHEATVFTTYAHLSKIQISNGATVKSGQPIGMCGNSGRSTGPHLHFEIKTQQWGGYLDPTSYLF, from the coding sequence ATGGCGCAACCGCGTTCGAAGGCACAACTTGCTAAGACCGCTCTCAAACTCGCTTTGCTCAAGTACAACCCAATTGGCATGGAAACTAAGCTAATCGTTGCCGGTTCTGCTCTGGCCATCGTAATCATCTTGATTTTTACAGCAGGGATCTTCTCAATGTTCTCCAGTCCAGATGATGGTTCTTCGGGAAATGGCATCGGTGTCGGCACCGGTCCAGCATCCGTTTCGCCAGAGGTCACCCAATACCGTGACGCCATTTCAAACGAGCTTGCCAAGTACGATATGGAAGGACAGACCGAATTGCTATTGGCACTGATGATGCAGGAATCCGGTGGGAAAGGAAACGATCCCATGCAAGCCAGCGAATCGAAATGCGGTTCTATTGGCTGCATTACAAATCCGGACGAAAGTATTCAATACGGGGTGAAGCATTTTGTTTCAGTATTTGAACGCGCAGGAAAGGACATCAAACTGACGTTGCAAAGCTACAATTTTGGGAGTGGGTTTATTGATTACGTGTTAGCGAATGGCGGTTCTTACACAAAGGAACTCGCCATTTCTTTTTCACAATTGCAGTATAAAAAGCTAGCACATACAGGCATTTATAAATGCCATCGTCCTTCCGCTATCGAGCATCATGCCTGTTACGGAGATATTGAATATGTCGATGCAGTGTTGAAGTACCTCCCGTCCGCTGTCGGAGGAAACTCTATGAAACTGACAGAAGGACTCTCATCTCCTGTGGATAGAGACTTGGCCATTAACTCTAGATATGGCTACCGGAATATTGGCGGTGGACTCGATCACCACGACGGACTTGATTTGAAATGTGATGCTAGTATCTCCATCAATGCCGCTTTCGATGGAACAATTGTTTATGCCGGCACCTCGAGCGGAGCGCCTGGCTATGGGAATTTTATTACCATTCAACATGAAGCTACCGTATTCACAACCTATGCTCACCTATCCAAAATACAAATTAGTAATGGAGCCACTGTAAAGAGCGGACAACCTATTGGGATGTGCGGGAACAGCGGACGTTCCACGGGTCCTCACTTGCACTTTGAAATCAAAACACAACAATGGGGCGGTTATTTAGATCCCACTAGTTATCTATTTTAG
- a CDS encoding VirB4 family type IV secretion system protein has translation MLNVLSALLKPKNDNEVKAERGFNPYLLSKIQPQGGIKFESGYVKTGDGYISCIHVYKYQSLVSDFWLEELMRIEHAVVTLDVATADKKEIIESINKSMAEQNTRYQTAKDNVDRIDAKASYEELDGVYKQITKGEIMKRIHLRAYVKAKTFEELEQRVRQVLDELESLNFRGSVLLNEQDYLWSGIFASYDNQLQFINKRKGKEIQALSVAGGYPFHYTSLTDEHGTYYGTTETNGSVVFDLFHKDKNRKSYNALMVGKMGSGKSTLLKKTVMDQASKGNKVRILDVTGEFRSLVEEMGGKEIALDGSRGIINPLQVFKTVTNEEDGSTNEMQSFTQHLSKMSVFYNFINPQANATESTEFEILLRKLYVERKLWSRDPDEIIPITKFKASEYPTFSDLLALVRAELYKDFGQQIRHEHLAQERELRLSNIELSLTNLVDNYGSIFDGTSSIESFNEEGIVSFPLRNLTNLKPEIYQAQIFSILNMLWDSMISEGAPQFNAYNKGALAFEDASKFLVLIDEGHHLINTREVSQPAVLYLNKFMREARKYFGGLFFASHLISDFVPDGSNNEYAENVKALFDLTQYKFIGQQDAQSLSAIQNVFKGQLTESETRVIPHLETGKVVLSISGDENIVFSVDVSKQELAIFGGGA, from the coding sequence ATGTTGAATGTTTTAAGCGCATTACTGAAACCGAAAAATGATAATGAGGTGAAAGCGGAAAGAGGATTCAATCCCTACCTGCTTTCAAAGATTCAACCACAAGGCGGCATCAAATTCGAGAGTGGCTACGTGAAGACAGGAGACGGCTATATCTCTTGCATTCATGTCTACAAGTACCAATCGCTGGTCAGTGACTTCTGGCTGGAAGAATTGATGCGGATTGAACACGCAGTCGTCACGCTGGACGTGGCCACAGCGGACAAAAAAGAAATCATTGAATCCATCAACAAATCCATGGCCGAACAGAATACCCGCTACCAAACAGCGAAAGACAATGTGGATCGTATCGATGCCAAAGCCAGTTACGAAGAACTTGATGGCGTCTACAAGCAAATCACCAAAGGCGAAATCATGAAGCGAATCCATCTCCGGGCGTATGTGAAAGCCAAGACGTTTGAGGAGCTGGAGCAGCGCGTGCGTCAGGTATTGGATGAGTTGGAAAGCTTGAACTTCCGGGGCTCAGTTTTGCTGAATGAGCAGGATTATTTGTGGTCCGGTATCTTTGCCAGCTACGATAATCAATTGCAATTCATCAACAAGCGGAAAGGGAAGGAGATTCAAGCTTTATCGGTTGCCGGTGGTTATCCCTTTCATTACACCAGCTTAACGGACGAGCATGGCACCTATTATGGGACGACGGAAACAAACGGCAGCGTGGTCTTTGACCTGTTCCACAAAGATAAAAACCGGAAGTCCTATAACGCGTTGATGGTCGGAAAGATGGGCTCCGGTAAATCTACGCTGCTAAAGAAGACGGTGATGGATCAAGCCAGCAAAGGCAACAAAGTCCGCATTCTGGACGTGACCGGTGAGTTCAGAAGCCTGGTAGAAGAGATGGGCGGCAAAGAGATTGCGCTAGATGGTTCTCGCGGCATCATTAACCCGCTCCAAGTATTCAAAACGGTAACGAATGAGGAAGACGGCTCCACAAACGAAATGCAGTCCTTTACGCAGCACCTATCGAAAATGAGCGTCTTCTACAACTTCATCAATCCGCAGGCCAATGCGACCGAGAGTACGGAGTTTGAAATTCTGCTTCGTAAACTGTACGTTGAACGGAAATTGTGGTCCAGAGATCCGGATGAAATCATTCCAATCACCAAGTTCAAAGCGAGTGAATACCCGACATTTTCAGACCTTCTTGCTCTAGTGAGAGCGGAACTGTACAAAGACTTTGGCCAGCAAATACGGCATGAACATTTAGCACAAGAGCGGGAGCTGCGTCTATCGAACATTGAGTTGTCCCTAACGAACTTGGTCGACAACTACGGCAGCATCTTCGATGGCACTTCTTCTATTGAGAGTTTTAATGAGGAAGGCATTGTATCGTTCCCCTTGCGGAATTTAACCAACTTAAAACCGGAAATCTACCAGGCACAAATCTTTAGCATTCTGAATATGTTGTGGGACAGCATGATTTCAGAAGGGGCGCCGCAATTCAATGCGTACAACAAAGGAGCACTGGCTTTCGAAGATGCTTCGAAATTCTTAGTTCTAATTGATGAAGGGCATCACTTGATCAACACGCGAGAAGTTTCACAGCCGGCTGTGTTGTATTTAAACAAGTTCATGCGCGAGGCTCGAAAGTATTTTGGCGGTCTCTTTTTCGCTTCACATCTTATTTCTGACTTCGTTCCAGATGGTTCCAACAACGAATACGCTGAAAACGTCAAAGCCTTGTTCGACTTGACGCAATACAAATTTATCGGTCAACAGGACGCTCAATCCTTATCGGCTATCCAGAACGTATTCAAAGGGCAGTTAACGGAATCAGAGACGCGTGTCATCCCACATCTTGAAACAGGGAAGGTCGTTCTTTCTATCTCAGGAGACGAAAACATTGTCTTTTCAGTCGATGTATCAAAACAGGAACTCGCTATATTTGGAGGAGGTGCATAG
- a CDS encoding DUF5592 family protein has protein sequence MRIYQIPNEITTELKINKALYLFDLFLIIGLIVFRMIALPFVHSSLVWPFTGFLVLFGLFLIIRPTTNPQKRMNQAILYAMVRKKDTYSAIDYEEEE, from the coding sequence ATGAGAATCTACCAAATTCCGAATGAAATCACGACGGAATTGAAAATCAACAAAGCACTGTACCTGTTCGATCTGTTTCTCATCATTGGCTTGATTGTTTTCCGGATGATTGCTTTGCCGTTCGTTCATTCATCGCTGGTCTGGCCGTTTACCGGATTTCTGGTTTTGTTCGGGCTCTTTCTGATCATCCGCCCTACTACGAATCCGCAGAAACGAATGAATCAAGCGATTCTGTACGCAATGGTCCGAAAAAAAGACACGTATAGCGCAATTGATTACGAGGAGGAGGAATAA